Proteins from one uncultured Flavobacterium sp. genomic window:
- a CDS encoding response regulator transcription factor, whose translation MKILIIEDELEIAQSIKKYFRTNGIQCETAESYNLALTKIDSYDYDCILLDLMLPDGDGFDILRELKRKNKTDGVIVISAKETLETRLEGFNLGADDFLTKPFHLSELLVRMQALIRRKNFKGKNSITFNEIIIDIFSKSATVNNTKLDLTKKELDLLLFLIGNENKVLSKAAIAEHLSGDMADMLDNHDFIYAHIKNLKKKLYQAGSGDYIKTAYGLGYKWENE comes from the coding sequence ATGAAAATTTTAATTATAGAAGATGAGCTGGAAATTGCTCAAAGCATCAAAAAATATTTCAGAACCAATGGAATCCAATGCGAAACAGCTGAAAGCTATAATTTAGCACTTACCAAAATTGATTCTTATGATTATGACTGTATACTTCTGGATTTAATGCTGCCTGACGGTGATGGATTTGATATATTAAGGGAACTCAAAAGAAAAAACAAAACTGATGGCGTTATTGTGATTTCTGCCAAAGAAACACTCGAAACACGTCTTGAAGGATTTAATCTTGGAGCAGATGATTTTCTGACAAAGCCTTTTCATTTATCTGAACTTTTGGTTCGAATGCAGGCGCTTATACGCCGTAAAAATTTCAAGGGAAAAAATAGTATCACTTTTAATGAAATTATAATTGACATATTCTCCAAATCAGCAACGGTAAATAATACAAAACTGGATCTGACCAAAAAAGAACTGGATCTGCTTCTTTTTTTAATTGGAAATGAAAATAAGGTATTATCCAAAGCTGCCATTGCAGAACATCTCTCAGGAGATATGGCAGATATGCTCGATAATCATGACTTTATCTATGCGCATATCAAAAACCTAAAAAAGAAACTTTATCAGGCAGGCAGCGGAGATTACATTAAAACAGCTTACGGCCTTGGATATAAATGGGAAAATGAATAA